The following proteins come from a genomic window of Larimichthys crocea isolate SSNF chromosome XV, L_crocea_2.0, whole genome shotgun sequence:
- the ssr4 gene encoding translocon-associated protein subunit delta, translated as MIRIAAFLALLVVACSGESCTDPAITPSAYTTSDAVISSESVFIVELSLACANGAQSVTLYADVNGRQFPVTRGQDVGKYQVSWSLPHKQASSGTYQVKFFDEESYSALRKAQRNNEDVNAIEPLFSVNIDHRGAWNGPWVSTEVVAALIGILVYYMAFSAKSTIQA; from the exons ATGATTCGGATAGCCGCCTTCCTCGCTCTGCTGGTGGTCGCCTGCTCCG GAGAGAGCTGCACAGACCCGGCGATCACTCCGTCGGCCTACACCACCTCGGACGCTGTAATCTCCTCTGAGTCTGTCTTCATCGTTGAACTGAGCCTGGCCTGTGCCAACGGAGCGCAG AGTGTGACTCTGTATGCTGATGTCAATGGGAGACAGTTCCCTGTGACCAGAGGCCAGGATGTTGGCAAGTACCAG GTGTCCTGGAGCCTTCCTCACAAACAGGCCAGCTCTGGAACATATCAGGTCAAATTCTTCGACGAGGAGTCCTACAGTGCCCTGCGTAAG GCCCAGAGAAACAATGAAGATGTTAATGCCATTGAGCCTCTCTTCTCTGTCAACATTGACCACCGG GGTGCATGGAATGGCCCATGGGTGTCTACTGAGGTGGTGGCTGCGCTCATTGGTATCCTGGTCTACTACATGGCCTTCAGCGCTAAGAGCACCATCCAAGCATAA
- the arhgap4a gene encoding rho GTPase-activating protein 4 codes for MASHVKLRKEKVGLVDYDTQIKDVRCQLTDQLKVLDLQLEQKSQQLQDLSDYLRRRGEIESEYARSLDKLAERFTSRIKRKEPSSHSVAQVWLALLSQTRQESKDHNGLSESCNNFLIQPLTHCLDYTQRLAKKSKDICIQLQDGLLKVTTELQTAWRTYYQYHSEYVCAEGKLKEAEKQEEKQKQSAAKKLERLIEKRQGKVQDIYLKCSKARNDYLLNLAAANASMNKYYLQDISALIDCADVGYHVSLSRVMNAYLSSRRRTQENLGTGLQQLQVTVSELDQIHDRDSLLQDHYNTFCMPLRFSYQPHDGDQVSEVSAECEMRCELETRFKQIQTRLKAVTQDTEEAKKSMSAAQASLLESISEDDLELGISAAQEGSTENLMVKPSVTRRRTNLQEIENLYTTRIKEFLVGGSLISKLQAKHDQLKVAVEKAEASNGHQPRYSEKSMRIRKNHSSANLMHNHKLFNGDMLSFIKASGQQIPIIVQSCICFINLNGLHHEGIFRVPGPRMEVNNLRDAFERGEDPLAERGYDLDSVAGVLKLYFRDLENPLFPIDSTSQLLEHAQIKNEAERAAQLKMVISSYPEPVIIVMRYLFAFLHHVSQYSDENMMQPYNLAVCFGPTLVRGANDDDVVAMQPQINALVKNIILQHESIFPSQSELQGPVYEKCMTLEQDDCEPIIEEGDVEAEYNNSKEEVEADSSTRSFAAPTQKKTERPRANSSGSIDQNKFIGGPAGGGVTSGGKLLLQIPVGPQCKPKRVHSPGNVRRESQQLSSAEDISVQVDKDVCRQMDSVFKELLSRQVTQEPCSPKLKYSAQAPQKKGKRDGRKGKGAGLFKGGDLLD; via the exons ATGGCTTCACATGTGAAACTTCGGAAGGAGAAGGTTGGTTTGGTGGACTATGACACACAAATCAAAG aTGTACGTTGCCAGCTTACAGACCAGCTGAAGGTGTTGGACTTGCAACTAGAGCAGAAGAGCCAGCAGCTGCAGGACCTGTCAGACTACCTGCGACGACGGGGCGAGATTGAAAGCGAGTATGCCCGCTCCCTCGATAAACTAGCTGAACGTTTCACTTCCAGAATCAAGAG AAAGGAGCCCAGTAGTCACTCAGTGGCCCAGGTCTGGCTGGCTCTGCTGTCCCAAACTCGCCAAGAAAGTAAGGACCACAATGGACTGAGTGAGAGCTGCAACAATTTCCTCATCCAACCCCTCACACACTGCCTGGATTACACACAACGTCTTGCCAAGAAG AGTAAAGACATCTGTATTCAGTTGCAAGATGGACTGCTCAAGGTtaccacagagctgcagact GCATGGCGGACATACTACCAGTACCACtcagagtatgtgtgtgcagaggggaaactgaaggaggcagagaaacaagaagaaaagcagaagcagaGTGCTGCCAAGAAACTGGAGCGGTTGATAGAGAAA AGACAAGGTAAGGTCCAAGACATCTACCTGAAGTGCAGCAAGGCTCGAAATGATTACCTTCTGAACTTGGCCGCAGCCAACGCCTCCATGAATAAATACTACCTTCAAGACATCTCTGCTCTCATAGAT TGTGCAGATGTAGGGTACCACGTCTCTTTGAGTCGGGTAATGAATGCCTACCTGTCCAGTCGGCGACGGACCCAGGAGAACCTGGGTACAGGGCTGCAACAGCTCCAAGTCACTGTATCCGAACTGGACCAGATTCATGATAGAGACAGCCTCCTGCAGGACCACTATAACACCTTCTGCATGCCCCTTCGCTTCTCTTATCAGCCTCATGATGGAGACCAG GTGTCTGAGGTCAGTGCAGAGTGTGAGATGAGATGTGAGCTGGAGACCAGATTCAAACAGATACAAACCAGACTGAAGGCAGTTACCCaggacacagaggag GCTAAAAAGAGCATGTCGGCAGCCCAGGCTTCCCTGCTGGAGAGTATTAGCGAAGATGATCTTGAGCTCGGCATCAGCGCGGCCCAGGAGGGCAGCACTGAGAACCTGATGGTCAAGCCCAGTGTGACCCGACGCAGGACCAACCTTCAGGAAATAGAAAACCTTTACACCACT AGAATAAAGGAGTTTCTTGTAGGCGGCTCCCTGATATCTAAACTGCAAGCCAAACATGATCAGCTTAAAGTGGCTGTGGAAAAAG CTGAAGCATCAAATGGACATCAGCCTAG GTACAGTGAAAAGTCCATGCGTATCAGGAAGAATCATTCGAGTGCTAATTTGATGCACAACCATAAACTGTTCAATGGAGACATGCTGTCCTTCATAAAG GCATCAGGTCAACAGATTCCAATTATCGTGCAAAGCTGCATCTGCTTCATCAATCTCAATG GTCTCCACCATGAAGGGATTTTTAGAGTGCCGGGGCCTAGGATGGAGGTCAACAATCTGAGGGATGCATTTGAGCGAG GAGAGGACCCCCTAGCCGAGCGTGGCTATGATCTGGACTCTGTTGCTGGAGTGCTGAAGCTCTACTTCAGAGATCTGGAGAATCCCCTCTTCCCAATTGATAGCACCAGCCAACTCCTGGAGCATGCCC AAATAAAGAAcgaggcagagagagcagctCAGCTCAAAATGGTCATCTCTTCTTACCCTGAGCCTGTCATCATTGTCATGAGATATCTCTTTGCATTCCTTCATCA TGTGTCTCAATACAGTGACGAGAACATGATGCAGCCTTATAAcctggctgtgtgttttggcCCCACCCTCGTAAGAGGggctaatgatgatgatgttgtcgCCATGCAACCTCAGATAAATGCCCTGGTGAAGAACATCATCCTCCAACATGAAAGTATCTTCCCCAGCCAGAGTGAATTACAAGGGCCGGTGTATGAGAAATGCATGACACTAGAACAGGATGACTG tgagCCCATCATTGAAGAAGGAGATGTAGAAGCAGAGTACAACAATAGCAAAGAGG AGGTGGAAGCTGACAGCAGCACCAGGTCATTCGCAGCaccaacacagaaaaaaacagagcgtCCTAGAGCCAACAGCAGCGGTTCAATTGACCAAAATAAGTTCATAGGTGGACCAGCAGGTGGCGGCGTCACTTCAGGTGGGAAGTTATTGCTTCAGATTCCTGTTGGGCCACAGTGCAAGCCAAAGCGTGTCCACTCTCCTGGCAATGTGCGCAGAGA ATCTCAGCAACTCTCATCTGCTGAGGATATTTCTGTTCAAGTAGACAAG GATGTCTGTCGCCAAATGGACTCAGTCTTCAAGGAGCTTCTCTCGCGGCAAGTGACGCAGGAACCCTGCTCTCCCAAGCTTAAATACTCTGCCCAAGCTCCCCAAAAGAAAGGGAAGCGGGATGGACGCAAGGGGAAAGGTGCAGGGCTTTTCAAAGGAGGCGATCTGTTGGACTGA
- the naa10 gene encoding N-alpha-acetyltransferase 10 isoform X1 has protein sequence MNIRNARPEDLMNMQHCNLLCLPENYQMKYYFYHGLSWPQLSYIAEDENGKIVGYVLAKMEEDPDDVPHGHITSLAVKRSHRRLGLAQKLMDQASRAMIENFNAKYVSLHVRKSNRAALHLYSNTLKFQISEVEPKYYADGEDAYAMKRDLAHMADEAPQLRKPGVRVSGQEAPSGQSPSGSGDQERESERDSGGESKELSEVSEATESTDVKDSSSDSQ, from the exons atgAACATACGAAACGCGAGG CCGGAGGACCTGATGAACATGCAGCACTGCAACCTGCTGTGTCTTCCAGAAAATTACCAAATGAAATACTATTTCTACCACGGGCTGTCCTGGCCTCAG ctctCATACATCGCAGAGGACGAAAATGGCAAAATTGTGGGATATGTGCTGGCGAAGAT GGAGGAGGATCCAGATGATGTACCACATGGACACATCACATCCCTG GCTGTGAAGCGATCCCACAGACGTCTCGGTCTGGCTCAGAAACTGATGGACCAGGCCAGCCGGGCCATGATCGAAAACTTCAATGCTAAATATGTCTCACTTCATGTTCGCAAAAG CAACCGAGCAGCCCTGCATCTGTACTCAAACACACTCAAGTTCCa GATTAGTGAAGTAGAGCCTAAATACTATGCAGATGGAGAGGATGCCTACGCCATGAAGAGAGACCTGGCCCACATGGCTGATGAG gCCCCACAGCTGAGAAAGCCCGGGGTGCGTGTGTCAGGTCAGGAGGCACCGTCTGGCCAGAGCCCGTCAGGGTCTGgtgaccaggagagagagagcgagagagacagcgGAGGAGAGAGCAAAGAGCTGAGTGAAGTCAGCGAGGCGACAGAAAGCACAGACGTTAAAGATTCTTCCTCCGATTCTCAATGA
- the naa10 gene encoding N-alpha-acetyltransferase 10 isoform X2: MNIRNARPEDLMNMQHCNLLCLPENYQMKYYFYHGLSWPQLSYIAEDENGKIVGYVLAKMEEDPDDVPHGHITSLAVKRSHRRLGLAQKLMDQASRAMIENFNAKYVSLHVRKSNRAALHLYSNTLKFQISEVEPKYYADGEDAYAMKRDLAHMADELRKPGVRVSGQEAPSGQSPSGSGDQERESERDSGGESKELSEVSEATESTDVKDSSSDSQ; the protein is encoded by the exons atgAACATACGAAACGCGAGG CCGGAGGACCTGATGAACATGCAGCACTGCAACCTGCTGTGTCTTCCAGAAAATTACCAAATGAAATACTATTTCTACCACGGGCTGTCCTGGCCTCAG ctctCATACATCGCAGAGGACGAAAATGGCAAAATTGTGGGATATGTGCTGGCGAAGAT GGAGGAGGATCCAGATGATGTACCACATGGACACATCACATCCCTG GCTGTGAAGCGATCCCACAGACGTCTCGGTCTGGCTCAGAAACTGATGGACCAGGCCAGCCGGGCCATGATCGAAAACTTCAATGCTAAATATGTCTCACTTCATGTTCGCAAAAG CAACCGAGCAGCCCTGCATCTGTACTCAAACACACTCAAGTTCCa GATTAGTGAAGTAGAGCCTAAATACTATGCAGATGGAGAGGATGCCTACGCCATGAAGAGAGACCTGGCCCACATGGCTGATGAG CTGAGAAAGCCCGGGGTGCGTGTGTCAGGTCAGGAGGCACCGTCTGGCCAGAGCCCGTCAGGGTCTGgtgaccaggagagagagagcgagagagacagcgGAGGAGAGAGCAAAGAGCTGAGTGAAGTCAGCGAGGCGACAGAAAGCACAGACGTTAAAGATTCTTCCTCCGATTCTCAATGA
- the zgc:158263 gene encoding ceramide kinase produces MEPELRLESSLWVGNKRYRAVLTGWHFNWTEVDKKNREKKTISVPVAEVVGVEEGRIDVLPRKSVEDTDKDFTVFYVKRCSSGSSYGLLWRLGQTQFSCPSRVLRDQWTKHLRTALKTHSPLRPHRLLVFINPFGGKKKGRQTYHSLVAPLFELAGISSHVIVTERANQARDHLLKKDLTGFDGVVCVGGDGMFSEILHGLIGRTQQEAGLCENDPAVTLQPCPLHIGIIPAGSTDCVCYATVGVIDPVTSALHIIIGDSQPLDVGSVHQASALVHYSVSLLGYGFYGDVLAESEKHRWMGPLRYDYSGTKVYLSNRSYAGIVQYLPADPVLSSPRDRTRCLSGCSVCSRSTERLFHHSSDSASLHSSHYSQFSNDSEGEWVTVEGRFKCVSLTCMSSSCPKSPLGLSPSAHLADGTGDLILVWDTHPLGFLKFLYRHTSTQDQFDLPFVEVHRVKAVRFSLPSGKEVEAYEETGAMSGGIDEERIYVETVSRNGSQQQLTERGTEGEVTNEQKTADLFLCGLCCSKAPAVSVWNCDGEILPFTEILCRIHGQLVRLYARGIEDGAVVDNCSEENDLNV; encoded by the exons ATGGAACCAGAGCTGAGGTTGGAGTCAAGTTTGTGGGTCGGGAATAAAAGATACCGGGCGGTCCTGACTGGCTGGCATTTCAACTGGACCGAGGTAGATAAGAAGAATCGTGAGAAGAAAACAA TTTCAGTACCTGTGGCAGAGGTGGTTGGAGTAGAGGAGGGACGGATTGACGTACTGCCACGGAAGTCAGTTGAGGACACAGACAAAGACTTCACAG TTTTCTACGTGAAACGCTGCAGCAGTGGCAGCTCTTATGGGTTACTATGGAGACTGGGGCAGACCCAGTTCAGCTGCCCCAGTCGGGTTCTCAGGGACCAGTGGACAAAACACCTAAGGACCGCTCTCAAAACTCACA GTCCGTTGCGGCCGCACAGACTGTTGGTGTTTATCAACCCATTTGgagggaaaaagaaaggaagacagaCCTACCACTCTCTGGTTGCCCCTCTGTTTGAGCTGGCTGGTATCAGCTCTCATGTAATAG TGACTGAGAGAGCAAACCAGGCCAGAGACCACCTCCTAAAGAAAGACCTGACAGGCTTTGATGG tgtggtgtgtgtgggtggggatGGCATGTTCAGCGAAATACTTCACGGTTTGATTGGGCGGACACAACAAGAGGCAGGCCTTTGTGAGAATGATCCGGCTGTCACTTTACAGCCTTGTCCGCTTCATATTGGCATCATCCCTGCAG GCTCTACAGATTGTGTGTGTTACGCCACAGTGGGAGTGATCGACCCTGTAACTTCAGCTTTGCACATTATCATTG GAGACTCTCAGCCTTTGGATGTGGGTTCAGTCCATCAAGCCTCTGCTCTGGTGCACTACTCAGTGTCTCTGTTGGGCTATGGCTTCTATGGAGATGTACTAGCTGAGAGCGAAAAACACCGGTGGATGGGACCTTTACGATATGACTATTCAG GCACAAAGGTGTACCTGAGCAACAGAAGCTATGCAGGCATAGTTCAGTATCTACCAGCAGACCCGGTGCTCTCCAGCCCAAGAGATAGAACACGCTGCCTCTCAGG GTGCAGTGTGTGCTCCCGAAGCACAGAAAGACTTTTCCACCACTCTTCAGATTCAGCATCCTTGCACAGCTCCCATTACAGCCAGTTCAGCAATGACTCAGAGG gtgagTGGGTGACTGTGGAGGGCAGGTTcaagtgtgtgtctctcactTGTATGTCCAGCTCATGTCCCAAGAGTCCACTGGgcctttctccctctgctcacTTGGCAGATGGAACAGGCGACCTCATTCTGGTATGGGACACTCACCCACTGGGATTCCTCAAATTTCTCTACAGACATACAAGCACACAGGACCAG TTTGACCTGCCGTTTGTGGAGGTCCACCGCGTAAAGGCAGTCCGTTTTTCCCTCCCTTCTGGCAAAGAAGTGGAAGCATATGAAGAGACTGGAGCCATGAGTGGTGGGATAGATGAGGAGAGAATCTACGTTGAGACTGTAAGCAGGAATGGatctcagcagcagctgacagagagaggcacAGAAGGAGAAGTGACAAATGAGCAGAAGACAGCAGATCTCTTCCTGTGTGGACTGTGCTGCAGCAAAGCTCCTGCTGTGTCAGTGTGGAACTGTGACGGAGAGATCCTGCCTTTCACTGAGATCCTCTGCAG GATTCATGGCCAGTTGGTTCGTCTGTATGCCAGGGGCATCGAGGACGGAGCAGTCGTGGACAACTGTAGTGAggaaaatgacttaaatgtttGA
- the LOC104932859 gene encoding glucose-6-phosphate 1-dehydrogenase: MDQKMSSEPLTRSEVFGQLRRELYGEDQSTHSNTHIFIILGASGDLAKKKIYPTLWWLFRDGLLPDDTYFVGFARSNLTIENIKAACLPHMKVTDEESESLSAFFSRNSYLRGRYDDDSSFSQLNAHLLSLPGGADANRLFYLALPPTIYHHVSTNIRNHCTSSKGWNRVIVEKPFGRDLQSSQELSAHLFSLFTEDQIYRIDHYLGKEMVQNLMVLRFGNRIFGPIWNRNSVASVVLTFKEPFGTQGRGGYFDDFGIIRDVMQNHLLQMLCLVAMEKPASTNPDDVRDEKVKVLKCIAPVAVSDVVLGQYVGDPEGEGQSKLGYLDDPTVPEASCTPTFATAVLYVQNERWDGVPFILRCGKALNERKAEVRLQFTDVPGDIFAERCQRNELVVRVQPDEAIYLKMITKRPGVYFSPEETELDLTYKSRYKNVKLPDAYERLILDVFCGNQMHFVRSDELREAWRIFTPLLHQIEAEKTQPISYTYGSRGPNEADDLVKRVGFRYEGTYKWVQPRTT, from the exons ATGGATCAGAAGATGAGCTCTGAGCCGCTGACCCGCTCCGAGGTGTTTGGACAGCTCAGGAGGGAGCTCTATGGAGAGGACCAGTCCACTCACTccaacacacatatatttataatcCTTGGAGCCTCT GGGGATCTCGCTAAAAAGAAGATCTATCCAACTTTATG GTGGTTATTCAGGGATGGCCTCCTCCCAGATGACACCTATTTTGTGGGTTTTGCCAGGTCTAACCTGACAATCGAAAACATCAAGGCAGCATGTCTGCCTCATATGAAG GTCACTGATGAAGAGAGTGAGAGTCTCTCAGCCTTCTTCAGTAGGAATTCCTACCTTAGAGGCAGGTATGATGACGACAGCTCTTTCTCTCAACTCAACGCTCATCTGTTGTCTCTACCTGGGGGAGCTGACGCCAACAGACTCTTTTACCTGGCTCTACCACCCACCATCTACCACCATGTCAGCACAAACATCAGAAACCACTGCACGAGCTCCAA AGGCTGGAACAGGGTGATTGTTGAGAAGCCCTTTGGCCGTGACCTCCAGAGCTCACAGGAGCTGTCAGCCCACCTGTTCTCCCTGTTCACAGAGGACCAGATCTACCGCATAGACCACTACCTAGGCAAAGAGATGGTCCAGAACCTCATGGTACTCAG GTTTGGAAATCGCATCTTTGGACCCATATGGAACAGGAACAGTGTAGCCAGTGTGGTCCTCACCTTCAAGGAGCCTTTTGGCACTCAGGGCCGTGGAGGATACTTTGATGACTTTGGTATCATTCG AGATGTCATGCAGAATCATCTCCTCCAGATGCTCTGTTTGGTCGCCATGGAGAAACCTGCTTCCACCAACCCAGATGATGTGAGGGATGAGAAG GTGAAGGTATTGAAGTGTATAGCCCCTGTTGCTGTGTCAGATGTGGTGCTCGGCCAGTATGTGGGGGACCCTGAGGGGGAGGGCCAGTCCAAACTGGGTTACCTTGATGACCCCACTGTACCAGAAGCCTCCTGCACACCAACCTTTGCCACTGCTGTGCTCTATGTACAGAATGAAAGATGGGATG GAGTTCCTTTTATTCTCCGCTGTGGTAAAGCCCTGAATGAGCGGAAGGCAGAAGTGCGTCTGCAGTTCACTGACGTGCCAGGAGACATCTTTGCCGAACGCTGTCAGAGGAACGAGCTGGTGGTACGGGTGCAGCCGGATGAAGCCATTTACCTGAAGATGATAACCAAGAGGCCTGGGGTTTACTTCAGCCCAGAGGAGACAGAGCTAGACCTGACCTACAAGAGCAGATATAAG AATGTGAAGCTCCCAGATGCTTATGAGAGGCTCATTCTGGATGTCTTCTGTGGAAATCAGATGCATTTTGTCCGCAG TGATGAGTTACGGGAGGCCTGGAGGATCTTTACCCCCCTCCTACACCAAATagaggcagagaaaacacagcccATCTCTTACACATATGGAAG TCGTGGTCCAAACGAGGCTGATGATCTTGTGAAGAGGGTGGGATTCCGCTATGAAGGAACATACAAGTGGGTGCAGCCCCGCACAACATGA
- the galnt6 gene encoding polypeptide N-acetylgalactosaminyltransferase 6: MRLFLRRRMSPLKLVILGGIIFMVTLVVLQRDVGSSSLDDPWFRELVDKGDKVMVLVRDAVNNIGFQIGAPQPPAHVQPTEDIKCPAGFYAQAELKPHLERLPQDPRSPGADGKAFQKDNMSPEEEKEKEEGMTRHCFNQFASDRISLSRSLGDDTRPPECVERKFRRCPPLPTTSVIIVFHNEAWSTLLRTVYSVLHTSPAILLKEIILVDDASVADHLKTQLDDYVSQLKIVRVVRQKERKGLITARLLGASVAQGEVLTFLDAHCECFHGWLEPLLARIVEEPTAVVSPEITTIDLNTFQFNKPVATNRAYNRGNFDWSLTFGWEPIPEDARKLRKDETYPVKTPTFAGGLFSISQKYFEHIGTYDDKMEIWGGENIEMSFRVWQCGGQLEIIPCSVVGHVFRNKSPHTFPKGTEVITRNQVRLAEVWMDDYKNIYYRRSSNAERMARENNYGDISERLNLRERLHCKNFSWYLNTVYPEAFIPDLTPLKFGAIKNSGSNTCLDVGENNQGGKAVIMYQCHNMGGNQYFEYTSHKELRHNIGKQLCLHATPQPEPVKIDLCQLKGKGTSLSPQQEWVFIEEKLLKNPSSGKCLQLKESQVQMSDCNAFDVYQHWTFS; encoded by the exons ATGCGTTTGTTTCTACGCCGGCGTATGTCCCCCCTGAAACTGGTGATCCTTGGGGGGATTATCTTCATGGTGACCCTAGTGGTTCTCCAGAGGGATGTTGGCTCTTCATCTCTTGATGACCCTTGGTTTCGAGAGCTGGTGGACAAGGGGGACAAGGTGATGGTATTGGTCCGAGATGCTGTCAACAACATTGGCTTCCAGATAGGAGCACCACAGCCACCAGCACATGTGCAGCCCACAGAGGATATCAAATGCCCTGCTGGATTCTATGCTCAAGCTGAGCTTAAACCCCACCTTGAGAGACTGCCTCAGGACCCCAGAAGCCCCGGGGCTGATGGAAAAGCTTTTCAGAAAGACAACATGTccccagaggaggagaaggagaaggaggagggtaTGACACGGCATTGTTTCAACCAGTTTGCCAGCGACCGCATCTCACTTAGCCGTAGTCTTGGGGATGACACGAGGCCTCCAGA GTGTGTGGAGAGGAAGTTTCGTCGCTGTCCTCCCCTGCCTACCACCAGTGTTATTATTGTCTTCCACAATGAGGCATGGTCCACCCTCCTGAGGACGGTCTACAGCGTCCTGCACACATCTCCTGCTATCCTGCTCAAAGAGATTATCTTGGTAGATGATGCTAGTGTTGCAG aTCACCTGAAGACCCAATTGGACGATTATGTGAGTCAGCTGAAGATTGTCCGTGTAgtgagacagaaggagaggaaaggccTCATCACTGCCAGGCTGCTGGGTGCCAGCGTCGCTCAAGGCGAAGTGCTAACCTTTCTCGATGCACAct GTGAGTGTTTCCATGGGTGGCTAGAGCCCCTGTTGGCCCGCATTGTTGAAGAGCCCACTGCTGTGGTTAGCCCAGAGATCACCACAATTGACCTCAACACTTTTCAGTTCAACAAACCTGTGGCCACAAATCGCGCTTACAACCGTGGTAACTTTGACTGGAGTCTGACTTTTGGCTGGGAACCAATTCCAGAGGATGCAAGGAAGCTGCGCAAGGATGAAACCTACCCTGTAAA AACGCCTACTTTTGCCGGAGGTCTCTTCTCAATCTCCCAGAAATACTTTGAACACATTGGAACATACGATGACAAAATGGAGATCTGGGGCGGCGAAAACATAGAGATGTCTTTCAGG GTGTGGCAGTGTGGGGGTCAGCTAGAGATCATCCCTTGTTCTGTGGTGGGTCATGTCTTCCGCAACAAGAGCCCTCACACCTTCCCCAAGGGCACAGAGGTCATCACTCGCAACCAAGTGCGCCTGGCTGAGGTCTGGATGGATGACTACAAGAACATCTACTATCGCCGCAGCAGCAATGCTGAACGTATGGCCCGTGAG AACAATTATGGGGACATCTCTGAACGTTTGAATCTGAGAGAGAGGCTTCACTGCAAGAACTTCAGCTGGTACTTAAACACTGTCTACCCAGAGGCCTTCATTCCTGACTTAACCCCACTAAAGTTTGGAGCA ATTAAAAACTCAGGATCTAATACCTGTCTGGATGTTGGAGAGAACAACCAGGGAGGTAAAGCAGTGATAATGTACCAATGTCACAACATGGGAGGCAACCAG TACTTTGAATACACATCTCATAAGGAGCTGCGTCATAACATTGGAAAGCAGCTGTGTCTTCATGCCACACCCCAGCCGGAACCAGTGAAGATCGATCTATGCCAGCTGAAGGGGAAGGGCACGAGTTTGTCGCCACAACAGGAGTGGGTCTTTATAGAG GAAAAGCTTCTGAAGAATCCCAGTAGCGGGAAATGTTTACAGCTGAAAGAAAGCCAGGTTCAGATGAGCGACTGTAATGCTTTTGATGTCTATCAGCACTGGACTTTCAGCTGA